A genomic segment from Streptomyces sp. NBC_01233 encodes:
- a CDS encoding anti-sigma factor: MKHDEHLHTLTGAYALDALTGKELHAFTAHLRHCEACAQEVGEFEAAVARLAAAAALPAPAPMRQTVLHRIETVPQPLPHARPTASARLTAVLRRRAGAFAAAACIAAAAAFGGLAAYQYQQAEQARTQAQQATRQAQELAAVMTAPDSRTVHGRTTTGATTSVTTSALRGQAVFASSGLPVPRAGKTYQLWFDDHGTKRSAGLVHSDGAVVMQGDPADARAVGLTLEPAGGSPEPTTSPLLRLPLPA; the protein is encoded by the coding sequence ATGAAACACGACGAACACCTGCACACCCTCACCGGCGCGTACGCACTCGACGCACTCACCGGCAAGGAACTGCACGCCTTCACCGCACACCTCCGGCACTGCGAAGCCTGCGCCCAGGAGGTCGGCGAGTTCGAGGCGGCGGTGGCGCGCCTGGCCGCGGCGGCCGCCCTGCCCGCACCCGCCCCGATGAGGCAGACGGTCCTGCACCGCATCGAAACCGTCCCGCAGCCGCTCCCGCACGCCCGGCCCACGGCGTCGGCCCGGCTCACCGCAGTCCTGAGGCGCAGGGCCGGAGCCTTCGCCGCCGCGGCCTGCATCGCCGCCGCCGCGGCCTTCGGCGGACTCGCCGCGTACCAGTACCAGCAGGCCGAACAGGCCCGTACGCAGGCTCAGCAGGCCACCCGGCAGGCCCAGGAGCTGGCCGCCGTCATGACCGCCCCCGACTCCCGGACGGTGCACGGACGCACCACCACCGGAGCGACCACGTCCGTGACCACCTCGGCCCTGCGCGGCCAGGCCGTCTTCGCCAGCAGCGGCCTGCCGGTCCCGCGCGCCGGCAAGACCTACCAACTGTGGTTCGACGACCACGGCACCAAGCGCTCCGCCGGCCTCGTCCACAGCGACGGCGCCGTCGTCATGCAAGGCGATCCCGCAGACGCCCGCGCCGTCGGTCTCACCCTCGAACCCGCGGGCGGCTCGCCCGAGCCCACCACCAGTCCCCTGCTGCGCCTCCCCCTCCCCGCCTGA
- a CDS encoding DUF4344 domain-containing metallopeptidase, protein MRAARMRAAGAVTVAAVSVIAAAAGCSPTGNGPTGPKTRTAVQSPAVPASASASAGHGRLIPRYDTGRTAQDRRIQRFLQDNEVLERVAAFVDDRIALSYDVPVIAKSCGGANASWDPQARDITYCYELVDETGPVFREQAAREGSGSAAERAGAVDDDIIGFSNGVLLHELGHGLVDMYDLPITGKEEDAVDQLATLLLATGGEQRIDYAVSTLNAWGALADAQEAGDLSGLFSDEHSLSAQRFYNEICWLYGSDPDAFKSVVIAVGNPEGVLPELRAEGCRHEYEQIRKSWNRLLEPYLK, encoded by the coding sequence GTGAGAGCAGCCAGGATGCGGGCGGCGGGCGCCGTCACGGTCGCGGCCGTGTCCGTGATCGCCGCCGCCGCGGGCTGCTCGCCCACCGGCAACGGCCCCACCGGCCCGAAGACGAGGACGGCCGTGCAGTCCCCGGCCGTCCCGGCATCCGCGTCCGCCTCGGCGGGCCACGGCCGGCTCATCCCGCGGTACGACACCGGCAGGACGGCCCAGGACCGGCGGATCCAGAGGTTCCTGCAGGACAACGAGGTCCTGGAACGCGTCGCCGCCTTCGTCGACGACCGGATCGCGCTGTCCTACGACGTGCCCGTGATCGCGAAGAGCTGCGGCGGGGCGAACGCCTCCTGGGACCCGCAGGCGAGGGACATCACGTACTGCTACGAGCTCGTCGACGAGACCGGGCCCGTCTTCCGGGAGCAGGCCGCCCGGGAAGGCTCCGGCAGTGCGGCGGAGCGGGCCGGGGCCGTGGACGACGACATCATCGGGTTCTCCAACGGTGTGCTCCTGCACGAGCTCGGTCACGGCCTGGTCGACATGTACGACCTGCCGATCACCGGCAAGGAGGAGGACGCCGTCGACCAGCTCGCCACACTGCTGCTCGCCACCGGCGGCGAGCAGCGCATCGACTACGCGGTGAGCACCCTCAACGCATGGGGCGCCCTGGCCGACGCGCAAGAGGCCGGAGACCTCTCCGGCCTCTTCTCCGACGAGCACTCGCTCAGCGCGCAGCGCTTCTACAACGAGATCTGCTGGCTGTACGGCTCGGACCCCGACGCCTTCAAGTCGGTCGTCATCGCCGTCGGCAACCCGGAGGGTGTACTGCCGGAGCTTCGGGCCGAGGGCTGCCGGCACGAGTACGAACAGATCAGGAAGTCATGGAACAGGCTCCTTGAGCCGTACCTCAAGTAG
- a CDS encoding LLM class flavin-dependent oxidoreductase produces the protein MQFGIFTVGDVTADPTTGRVPSEHERIKAMLAIAQKAEEVGLDVFATGEHHNPPFVPSSPTTMLGYIAARTENLILSTSTTLITTNDPVKIAEDFAMLQHVADGRVDVMTGRGNTGPVYPWFGKDIRDGIDLAIENYALLRRLWDEDTVTWKGKFRTPLQSFTSTPRPLDGIAPFVWHGSIRSPEIAEQAACYGDGFFHNNIFWPASHTKQMVNLYRQRYAHYGHGTPEQAIVGLGGQVFIAKNSQDAVREFRPYFDNAPVYGHGPSLEEFTSQTPLTVGSPQEVIERTLSFRDYAGDYQRQLFLMDHAGLPLKTVLEQLDLLGEEVVPVLRKEFANLRPAGVPDAPTHPARVAAAQQNPKEDRQA, from the coding sequence ATGCAGTTCGGGATCTTCACCGTCGGTGACGTCACAGCCGATCCGACGACCGGACGCGTGCCAAGCGAGCACGAGCGCATCAAAGCGATGCTCGCCATCGCGCAGAAGGCCGAGGAGGTCGGCCTCGACGTCTTCGCCACCGGCGAGCACCACAACCCGCCGTTCGTCCCCTCCTCACCGACGACGATGCTCGGCTACATCGCCGCACGCACCGAGAACCTGATCCTGTCCACCTCGACGACACTGATCACCACGAACGACCCCGTGAAGATCGCCGAGGACTTCGCGATGCTCCAGCACGTCGCGGACGGCCGCGTCGACGTGATGACGGGCCGCGGCAACACCGGCCCGGTCTACCCCTGGTTCGGCAAGGACATCCGCGACGGCATCGACCTCGCCATCGAGAACTACGCGCTGCTGCGCCGCCTGTGGGACGAGGACACCGTCACCTGGAAGGGCAAGTTCCGCACACCGCTGCAGTCCTTCACCTCCACCCCGCGCCCGCTGGACGGCATCGCACCCTTCGTCTGGCACGGCTCCATCCGCTCGCCGGAGATCGCCGAACAAGCCGCCTGCTACGGCGACGGCTTCTTCCACAACAACATCTTCTGGCCCGCCTCCCACACCAAGCAGATGGTGAACCTCTACCGGCAGCGCTACGCCCACTACGGGCACGGCACCCCCGAACAGGCCATCGTCGGACTCGGCGGCCAGGTGTTCATCGCCAAGAACTCACAGGACGCGGTCCGCGAGTTCCGCCCCTACTTCGACAACGCACCCGTGTACGGCCACGGCCCGTCCCTGGAGGAATTCACCTCCCAGACACCGCTCACCGTCGGCTCGCCGCAGGAAGTCATCGAGCGAACCCTGTCCTTCCGGGACTACGCCGGCGACTACCAGCGCCAGCTCTTCCTGATGGACCACGCGGGCCTCCCCCTCAAGACCGTCCTGGAACAGCTCGACCTGCTCGGCGAAGAGGTCGTGCCGGTGCTGCGCAAGGAGTTCGCGAACCTGCGCCCGGCCGGCGTACCGGACGCGCCCACACACCCCGCCCGCGTGGCGGCGGCCCAGCAGAACCCGAAGGAGGACAGGCAGGCATGA
- a CDS encoding CE1759 family FMN reductase — MKLTVISAGLSSPSSTRLLADRLAAATLGHVDAEPEAIELRDLATEIAQHFVTGFPPARLAAALDAVAAADALIAVTPVFAASYSGLFKSFFDLIDKDALTGKPVLIGATGGTARHSLATEHALRPLFTHLRALVPPTAVYAASEDWGEDGLAQRIARAGAELARLMAPAARDAAPDLDTANAIAPRSLTGAITSTDPAAGFEIVPFAQRLAALRAE, encoded by the coding sequence ATGAAGCTCACCGTCATATCGGCCGGCCTGAGCTCGCCCTCCTCCACCCGCCTGCTCGCCGACCGGCTCGCAGCCGCGACACTCGGCCACGTGGACGCCGAGCCCGAAGCGATCGAACTGCGCGACCTGGCGACCGAGATCGCCCAGCACTTCGTCACCGGCTTCCCGCCCGCCCGACTGGCCGCCGCACTCGACGCGGTGGCGGCCGCGGACGCCCTGATCGCCGTCACACCGGTATTCGCGGCCTCGTACAGCGGCCTGTTCAAATCGTTCTTCGACCTCATCGACAAGGACGCCCTCACCGGAAAGCCGGTGCTCATCGGCGCGACCGGAGGCACGGCCCGGCACTCCCTGGCCACCGAACACGCTCTGCGCCCGCTGTTCACCCACCTGCGCGCCCTCGTCCCGCCGACCGCCGTGTACGCGGCCTCGGAAGACTGGGGCGAGGACGGACTGGCGCAACGGATCGCCCGCGCGGGCGCGGAACTGGCGCGCCTCATGGCGCCCGCCGCCCGGGACGCCGCCCCCGACCTCGACACCGCCAACGCGATCGCACCCCGTTCACTGACAGGGGCCATCACCTCGACGGATCCGGCCGCCGGCTTCGAGATCGTGCCCTTCGCACAGCGGCTGGCCGCGCTACGGGCCGAGTAA
- a CDS encoding flavodoxin family protein, giving the protein MKTLLVCTSVSHGNTRRVAQAMADVLDARVVAPQEVEVAAPAGYDLVGFGSGVFSQRMHPDLLGFVRALPASSGLAFAFATSGLPQLPLAPFTRPLVRLLQTKGFAVEDTFTCRAFDTWTPFKLIGGINKQRPNEDDLTAARAFAQALKNHSTTTA; this is encoded by the coding sequence ATGAAGACTCTGCTCGTATGCACGTCCGTATCCCACGGCAACACCCGTCGCGTGGCGCAGGCGATGGCCGACGTACTCGACGCCCGCGTGGTCGCACCGCAGGAAGTGGAGGTCGCGGCCCCGGCAGGCTACGACCTGGTGGGCTTCGGCTCCGGTGTCTTCTCCCAGCGGATGCACCCGGACCTGCTCGGGTTCGTCCGCGCCTTGCCGGCGTCGTCGGGGCTGGCCTTCGCCTTCGCCACGAGCGGCCTGCCGCAGCTGCCGCTCGCGCCGTTCACCCGCCCGTTGGTACGGCTCCTCCAAACCAAGGGCTTCGCGGTCGAAGACACCTTCACCTGCCGCGCCTTCGACACGTGGACGCCGTTCAAGCTGATCGGCGGCATCAACAAGCAGCGTCCGAACGAGGACGACTTGACCGCCGCGCGCGCGTTCGCCCAAGCACTCAAGAACCACTCCACCACCACAGCCTGA
- a CDS encoding CPBP family intramembrane glutamic endopeptidase, with the protein MPDHKHEHKQGPDHKQRQGQRQGRAPRSGWAAQTGVFLAVAFLAAGLCGALQPATGIPAEVLQLTQFGPALAVAAVALLWPGRIRDRLTGTLPARSNGPADHEARPPSGNRAALLLTPALITALSAGGALLTSGSLPVIHPQALAHPLTLLVTAQLIGACAEEIGWRCYLQPLLRTRFGPLTASVLVGTAWGLWHVPVLTQEPAYAAGFLTATIAMSVILGLALERVRGNRLLLAGGFHTLVNLGMLYVTDETSPATAPMAFFGAACLAAALPWIASARRAATTPDRITAATAHGPR; encoded by the coding sequence ATGCCGGACCACAAGCACGAGCACAAGCAGGGGCCGGACCACAAGCAGCGGCAGGGGCAGAGGCAGGGGCGAGCACCGCGCAGCGGATGGGCGGCTCAGACAGGGGTGTTCCTCGCCGTCGCCTTCCTGGCGGCGGGACTGTGCGGGGCCCTCCAGCCCGCGACCGGCATACCCGCCGAAGTGCTCCAACTGACCCAGTTCGGCCCCGCCCTCGCCGTGGCAGCCGTGGCACTGCTGTGGCCCGGCCGGATCCGGGACCGCCTCACGGGAACCCTGCCCGCCCGCAGCAACGGACCGGCAGACCACGAGGCCCGGCCGCCATCCGGCAACCGGGCCGCCCTCCTCCTCACCCCCGCCCTGATCACCGCACTGTCCGCCGGCGGCGCCCTGCTCACCTCCGGCTCCCTCCCCGTCATCCACCCCCAAGCCCTCGCACACCCCCTCACCCTGCTCGTGACCGCCCAACTCATCGGTGCCTGCGCCGAGGAGATCGGATGGCGCTGCTACCTCCAGCCACTGCTGCGCACCCGCTTCGGCCCGCTCACCGCCTCCGTCCTGGTCGGGACGGCCTGGGGCCTGTGGCACGTACCGGTCCTCACCCAGGAGCCGGCCTACGCGGCCGGATTCCTGACAGCCACCATCGCGATGTCCGTGATCCTCGGCCTGGCCCTGGAACGCGTACGCGGCAACCGGCTGCTCCTCGCGGGCGGCTTCCACACCCTGGTCAACCTCGGCATGCTGTACGTGACGGACGAGACGTCCCCGGCAACAGCGCCGATGGCGTTCTTCGGCGCCGCCTGCCTGGCCGCAGCACTCCCGTGGATCGCCTCCGCCCGCCGGGCGGCGACCACGCCGGATAGGATCACCGCCGCAACAGCGCACGGACCGCGCTGA
- a CDS encoding sensor histidine kinase — protein MTEPQVDMAQADRRPGSSLKGALADLGRCQLLSLAALAVSGAGTLVVGALLLLPVGIGLLLLPPAAAALRRISDRYRDWAARWTATAISPPQPLPPRPTPHENTTGRHRQARALLGDNGFWHDLRWAWAEPWTGALLAAVPLALVEYGLFGAAVQPFVWRHLGDGNWYAFIPVDSTPAMLTALLLGLGFIAAGLKLAPATLRLHARWSRRLLAAPHTTELVRRIEHLAGSRADILDVQAAELRRIERDLHDGAQARLVALGMTLDEATRLLDRDPPAARALLHEVRATSQRALQDLRELVHGVLPPILADRGIGDAVRSLALDSHLDVHIETALPGRLPAPVESAGYFAVAELLANAAKHSGAPEVHIRLSHTDGALRATVTDAGRGGADPDGSGLQGVRRRLDPFDGTLVLHSPPGGPTTATLEIPCASSSPKTSSSSGTD, from the coding sequence ATGACGGAACCACAGGTGGACATGGCACAGGCAGACAGACGCCCCGGCAGCAGCCTCAAGGGCGCGCTCGCCGACCTCGGCCGCTGCCAGCTGCTCTCGCTCGCCGCGCTCGCCGTGTCCGGGGCCGGCACCCTCGTGGTCGGGGCGCTCCTCCTCCTGCCCGTCGGCATCGGCCTCCTCCTGCTCCCGCCCGCCGCAGCCGCCCTGCGCCGCATCTCCGACCGCTACCGAGACTGGGCCGCCCGCTGGACCGCAACCGCGATCAGCCCACCGCAACCGCTCCCACCCCGCCCGACCCCACACGAGAACACCACCGGCCGCCACCGACAGGCCCGCGCCCTCCTCGGCGACAACGGGTTCTGGCACGACCTGCGCTGGGCCTGGGCAGAGCCGTGGACGGGCGCACTCCTCGCCGCCGTGCCGCTGGCCCTCGTCGAGTACGGCCTCTTCGGCGCCGCCGTACAGCCCTTCGTCTGGCGGCACCTGGGCGACGGCAACTGGTACGCCTTCATCCCGGTCGACTCCACCCCGGCGATGCTCACCGCGCTCCTGCTCGGCCTCGGATTCATCGCCGCGGGACTCAAGCTGGCCCCCGCCACCCTGCGACTCCACGCACGCTGGAGCAGACGCCTGCTCGCCGCCCCCCACACCACCGAACTCGTCCGCCGCATCGAACACCTCGCAGGATCCCGCGCCGACATCCTCGACGTCCAAGCCGCCGAACTGCGCCGCATCGAACGGGACCTGCACGACGGGGCACAGGCCCGCCTCGTCGCCCTGGGCATGACCCTGGACGAAGCCACCCGGCTCCTCGACCGCGACCCCCCGGCCGCCCGCGCACTCCTGCACGAGGTACGCGCCACCTCCCAACGCGCCCTCCAAGACCTCCGCGAACTCGTCCACGGCGTCCTGCCCCCGATACTCGCCGACCGCGGCATCGGCGACGCCGTCCGCTCCCTCGCCCTCGACAGCCACCTCGACGTGCACATCGAGACCGCCCTGCCCGGCCGGCTCCCGGCACCCGTGGAATCCGCCGGCTACTTCGCCGTCGCCGAACTCCTCGCCAACGCCGCCAAACACTCCGGCGCCCCCGAGGTCCACATCCGCCTCAGCCACACCGACGGCGCCCTGCGCGCCACGGTCACCGACGCAGGCCGCGGCGGCGCCGACCCCGACGGAAGCGGACTGCAAGGCGTACGCCGCCGCCTGGACCCCTTCGACGGAACCCTCGTCCTGCACAGCCCGCCGGGCGGCCCGACCACCGCGACCTTGGAGATACCGTGCGCGTCGTCCTCGCCGAAGACCTCTTCCTCCTCCGGGACGGACTGA
- a CDS encoding response regulator transcription factor: protein MRVVLAEDLFLLRDGLTRTLQEHGFEVIAAVDNGPALLKTLLEEQPDVAVVDIRLPPTFTDEGLQAALEARRSRPALPVLVLSQYVDQLYAHELLAGGQGAIGYLLKDRITHTTQFVDAVRTVAAGGTVMDPQVIARLLARSDARGTTAQLTPRELDVLALMAEGRSNAAVAQTLFISESAVAKHTAAIFTKLRIEPSADDNRRVLAVLAYLKR, encoded by the coding sequence GTGCGCGTCGTCCTCGCCGAAGACCTCTTCCTCCTCCGGGACGGACTGACCCGCACCCTCCAAGAACACGGATTCGAGGTGATCGCCGCAGTCGACAACGGCCCCGCCCTCCTCAAAACACTCCTCGAAGAACAACCCGACGTCGCCGTCGTCGACATCCGCCTGCCACCCACCTTCACCGACGAGGGCCTCCAAGCCGCCCTCGAAGCACGCCGATCCCGGCCGGCGCTGCCCGTCCTCGTACTCTCCCAGTACGTCGACCAGCTCTACGCCCACGAACTGCTCGCCGGAGGCCAAGGCGCCATCGGCTACCTCCTCAAGGACCGGATCACGCACACCACCCAGTTCGTCGACGCAGTACGCACCGTCGCCGCAGGCGGCACGGTGATGGACCCGCAGGTCATCGCACGGCTGCTGGCCCGCAGCGACGCCCGGGGCACCACCGCCCAGCTGACACCGCGCGAACTGGACGTACTGGCCCTGATGGCCGAGGGCCGCTCCAACGCAGCCGTAGCGCAAACCCTGTTCATCAGCGAAAGCGCCGTCGCCAAACACACCGCCGCCATCTTCACCAAACTCCGGATCGAACCATCCGCAGACGACAACCGCCGAGTACTGGCCGTCCTGGCCTACCTCAAACGGTAG
- a CDS encoding GNAT family N-acetyltransferase, which translates to MSLSGIEFADWRAVHSWASLSEVCRFQTWGPNTEEQTRVFVMAAVEAWSHTPGQRFAHVARVDGEVVGIGELHVRSRGQRQGEITYAVHPRVWGQGVGTAIGRQLLARGFEELELHRIYATCDPRNLGSARVLGKLGMTWEGRHRHTAVIRDGWRDSDVFAVLEDEWRAPAPSPWPPRG; encoded by the coding sequence GTGTCCTTGAGCGGGATCGAGTTCGCAGACTGGCGGGCTGTCCACTCCTGGGCTTCCCTCTCCGAGGTCTGCCGCTTCCAGACGTGGGGACCGAACACCGAAGAGCAGACGCGCGTCTTCGTGATGGCCGCGGTCGAGGCCTGGTCGCATACGCCTGGGCAGCGGTTCGCTCATGTAGCGCGTGTCGATGGCGAGGTGGTCGGCATCGGGGAGCTTCACGTCCGGAGCCGAGGGCAGCGTCAAGGTGAGATCACCTATGCGGTGCATCCGCGGGTTTGGGGGCAGGGCGTCGGAACGGCGATCGGCAGGCAACTGCTGGCGCGCGGGTTCGAGGAACTTGAGCTCCACCGCATCTATGCCACCTGTGACCCGCGCAACCTCGGATCGGCACGGGTTCTCGGCAAGCTCGGCATGACATGGGAAGGACGTCATCGTCATACCGCTGTGATCCGGGATGGTTGGCGGGACTCCGACGTGTTCGCCGTCCTCGAAGACGAGTGGCGTGCGCCCGCCCCATCCCCTTGGCCGCCGCGGGGATGA
- a CDS encoding 2-phosphosulfolactate phosphatase: protein MDTRFLGIADLVEAPPVAVVVDVMRAFTVAAWAFAQGAEKIVLAESLDGALALKARHPDWVALKDGPPAPGFDTVNSPGMLRSMDLGGRTVVQKTTAGTVGALAVKDASLVLCASFVVAQATAGLLRTRASDSVTFVVTGENGQAEEDLACAQYIARRATEAATDAAGFLRRAAESRAAAELAERVRQGVHPDDVALCLELDRFPFAMVATLEGSLMVLRPRAVPSLSGEDPV from the coding sequence ATGGACACTCGTTTCCTTGGCATCGCCGATCTGGTCGAAGCCCCGCCCGTGGCGGTCGTAGTCGACGTCATGCGTGCTTTCACCGTGGCTGCCTGGGCCTTCGCCCAGGGGGCGGAAAAGATCGTTCTTGCTGAGTCGCTGGACGGGGCCCTGGCGCTCAAGGCCCGCCACCCGGACTGGGTGGCGCTCAAAGACGGTCCGCCCGCGCCCGGGTTCGACACCGTCAACTCCCCGGGCATGCTGCGGTCCATGGACCTTGGCGGACGGACCGTTGTGCAGAAGACCACGGCAGGGACGGTCGGCGCCCTTGCGGTGAAGGACGCGTCGCTGGTGCTGTGCGCGAGCTTCGTGGTGGCGCAGGCAACGGCCGGGCTCTTGCGGACGCGCGCGAGCGACAGCGTCACGTTCGTGGTGACCGGCGAAAATGGGCAGGCCGAGGAAGATCTGGCGTGTGCTCAGTACATCGCTCGGAGAGCCACCGAGGCCGCGACGGATGCTGCTGGGTTCCTCCGCCGCGCTGCCGAGTCGCGCGCCGCGGCCGAACTGGCGGAGAGGGTGCGCCAAGGAGTCCATCCCGATGACGTTGCGCTCTGTCTTGAGCTCGACCGGTTCCCCTTTGCCATGGTGGCGACGCTGGAAGGCTCGCTCATGGTCCTGCGTCCACGCGCTGTGCCTTCGCTGAGCGGCGAGGACCCGGTCTGA
- a CDS encoding MBL fold metallo-hydrolase, which yields MPRTKVIPIPVMGRHNINAYLLLGRRPVIVDAGTPGSGRKIHEQVAAHGVDPTDISLIVITHGHIDHFGSAAELHRLTGAPVAGHIADLGPFRTGRVREPYLPTGPMGRLMARNKNLHIQAEPLEPDVLVRGETDLKDFGIAARIMPTPGHTAGSISVLTDQGDLVAGDLVANSFMGLLPGRPANPPFHDDPLANLASLHKMLALNPGRLHVGHGSPLEPDRVRSWAAREHRRLSRRQAAGRLAVRTDDVGV from the coding sequence ATGCCCCGAACCAAGGTCATCCCCATCCCGGTCATGGGCCGCCACAACATCAACGCCTACCTCCTGCTGGGCCGGCGCCCCGTCATCGTCGACGCGGGAACACCCGGCAGCGGGAGAAAGATCCACGAGCAGGTCGCCGCGCACGGTGTGGACCCCACCGACATCTCACTGATCGTCATCACCCACGGCCACATCGACCACTTCGGCTCCGCCGCGGAACTGCACCGCCTGACCGGGGCACCCGTGGCCGGCCATATCGCGGACCTCGGCCCGTTCCGTACCGGTCGGGTCCGCGAGCCGTATCTGCCCACCGGCCCCATGGGCCGCCTCATGGCCAGGAACAAGAACCTCCACATCCAGGCCGAACCGCTGGAACCCGACGTCCTCGTACGAGGTGAGACAGACCTGAAGGACTTCGGGATCGCGGCGCGCATCATGCCCACCCCCGGACACACCGCGGGATCCATCTCCGTCCTCACCGACCAGGGAGACCTCGTCGCAGGTGACCTGGTGGCCAATTCCTTCATGGGTCTCCTCCCGGGCAGGCCGGCCAACCCTCCCTTCCACGACGACCCGCTGGCCAACCTCGCCAGCCTGCACAAGATGCTCGCCCTCAACCCCGGCCGGCTCCACGTGGGTCACGGCTCGCCGCTGGAACCCGACCGGGTCCGCTCCTGGGCCGCCCGGGAGCACCGCCGACTGTCCCGCCGCCAAGCGGCCGGACGCCTCGCCGTCCGCACCGATGACGTCGGAGTCTGA
- a CDS encoding GlxA family transcriptional regulator produces the protein MLPPHRVVITAFPGVELLDVTGPAEVFSVATRVGGSSRPGYTVWIATADGGPVTTSSGVRLIADLTLDEALDRMDTLLVSGAVAVRDDGVEPVLDDQLTGWLREAAPRTARVGSICAGAHLLAAAGLLDGLSATTHWLTAPQLAAAHPRVTVDPDPIFIRAGRVWTCAGITAGLDMALAMVAEDQGADLALATARMMVMYVKRPGGQSQFSVPLAGPTAAGDRIDDLRLWIGEHLTGDLSAEALAARLHLSVRHFNRLFRRRTQTTPAAYVEAARLEAARRLLQESDRPLAEVAAASGLGSVESLHRSFRRRLGTTPAEYRRRFR, from the coding sequence ATGCTTCCACCGCACAGAGTCGTCATCACGGCTTTCCCCGGAGTCGAGCTGCTCGACGTCACAGGCCCTGCCGAGGTCTTCTCGGTCGCCACGCGCGTCGGCGGCAGTAGCCGTCCCGGTTACACCGTCTGGATCGCGACGGCCGACGGCGGCCCGGTGACCACATCCAGCGGTGTCCGGCTGATCGCCGACCTCACACTGGACGAGGCCCTCGACCGGATGGACACCCTGCTGGTGTCGGGTGCCGTCGCAGTCAGGGACGACGGCGTGGAGCCGGTACTCGACGACCAGCTCACCGGCTGGCTGCGTGAGGCGGCGCCCCGGACCGCTCGGGTCGGCTCGATCTGTGCGGGCGCGCATCTGCTGGCCGCCGCAGGCCTGCTGGACGGGCTGTCCGCCACGACCCACTGGCTCACGGCCCCGCAACTGGCCGCCGCCCACCCGCGAGTCACGGTCGACCCGGACCCGATCTTCATCCGCGCCGGCCGCGTGTGGACCTGCGCCGGCATCACGGCGGGGCTGGACATGGCACTCGCGATGGTCGCCGAGGACCAAGGCGCCGATCTCGCCCTCGCCACCGCCCGGATGATGGTCATGTACGTCAAACGCCCTGGTGGCCAGAGTCAGTTCAGCGTTCCACTCGCAGGCCCCACCGCCGCCGGTGACCGCATCGACGACCTGCGCCTGTGGATAGGCGAGCACCTCACCGGCGACCTCTCCGCCGAAGCCCTGGCTGCACGCCTCCACCTGAGCGTGCGCCACTTCAACCGGCTGTTCCGCCGGCGTACGCAGACCACCCCGGCCGCCTACGTCGAGGCCGCCCGACTCGAGGCCGCTCGCCGACTGCTCCAGGAGAGCGACCGCCCTCTGGCAGAGGTCGCCGCAGCCAGCGGCCTCGGCTCGGTGGAAAGCCTGCACCGCTCCTTCCGCCGTCGCCTGGGGACCACCCCCGCCGAATACCGCCGCCGCTTCCGCTGA
- a CDS encoding SDR family NAD(P)-dependent oxidoreductase gives MLLENKTAIVYGGAGAIGSAVARVFAGEGATVHLVGRTHAPLAELAGTITESGGRVETATLDATDRAAVEQHAEAVARHSRGIGIAFNATSNDDLQGTPLVDMADEDVLRPVTKAVTTHLTLATAVARHMIPRHTGVILAMGGGREAIPGLGGSHIAWSALSGLCRQLAGELGPHGIRVAWLLSPGSPDPSNPPEDDPEATATLLHRRPRLEDVAYAAAFLASDRAPTMTATEVNVTGGAVVD, from the coding sequence ATGCTGCTGGAGAACAAGACCGCCATCGTCTACGGCGGCGCTGGTGCGATCGGCTCCGCGGTCGCCCGCGTCTTTGCCGGCGAAGGCGCCACGGTCCACTTGGTCGGGCGCACCCACGCACCTCTGGCGGAGCTCGCCGGCACCATCACCGAATCCGGGGGTCGCGTCGAGACCGCCACGCTCGACGCGACCGACCGCGCCGCGGTCGAGCAGCACGCCGAAGCCGTCGCCCGACACTCCAGGGGGATCGGTATCGCCTTCAACGCCACCTCCAACGACGACCTGCAAGGCACCCCGCTGGTCGACATGGCCGACGAAGACGTGCTGCGCCCCGTCACCAAGGCGGTCACCACCCACTTGACTCTGGCCACCGCCGTCGCCCGCCATATGATCCCCCGCCACACCGGAGTGATCCTGGCCATGGGCGGCGGCCGAGAAGCCATCCCCGGCCTCGGCGGCTCCCACATTGCCTGGTCCGCCCTCTCCGGTCTGTGCCGCCAGCTCGCCGGCGAACTCGGCCCGCACGGCATCCGGGTAGCCTGGCTGCTCTCTCCCGGCTCGCCCGATCCGTCCAACCCGCCCGAGGACGACCCCGAGGCGACCGCGACCCTGCTCCACCGCCGGCCCCGTCTCGAAGACGTCGCCTACGCCGCAGCCTTCCTCGCCTCCGACCGCGCCCCGACCATGACCGCCACAGAGGTCAACGTCACCGGCGGCGCCGTCGTCGACTGA